In Puniceicoccales bacterium, the genomic stretch TGTCCATCAAAATTTGCCAAATTTAACCAAAAGGCAACTGATTTTTAGGCTAAGGTTTAGCATAGCTGTATCGACGGTACAGATGAAATAAGTTCTTTAGTGTAAGGATGTTGCGGATCGGTACATATCATTTCCGAAGAACCGCATTCTATGACCATACCATCTTTCATGACCATTATATTTTCACAGAGGTATTCGATGACAGCGATGTCATGGGATATAAACAGAATCGCAATGCCATGATTTTCATTCAGTAGCTTGAGTAGGTTGAGAATCTGAGCCTGGGAGGATACGTCGAGGGCACTGACTATCTCATCACAAATAAGTAGTTTTGGTTCAACGGCTAATGTTCTAGCTATGGATACCCGTTGCCGTTGACCACCACTCAGCTGATGGGGATATCTGGACAATAGGGATTGGGGCAATAGGACCATGTTTAGCAATGACTTTATCCTGTCGATCTTCCATTCTTTTGAAGTATAACCAAAATGTATGTCCAGTGGCTCCAGGAGGATTTGCTCCACGGTTAGCCGCGGGTTTAGGGCATTGCAGAAATCCTGAAATACTATTTGTACGATTTTTCTGTAGTGATTGAACTCTCTCCAGGACAAATGCGTAACGTCTCTATCATCTATAAATATTGACCCCGAAGTCAGCGGAATCAGTTTGCACAGAGCGCTAATGAGAGTGGATTTGCCACTACCGCTTTCGCCAACAATTCCGAGACACTCACCGTAGCTCATGTTAAATGAAACATTTTTTAGTGCGTTTACCGCCTGTTTTCTAAAAAATGTCAAAGGCCTGGTGTTGCGAAATGTCACATTGAGCAATTCGGCCCGGATCAACGTCTTTATGTCTTTTAGGTTGATATTCATTCGATTGGTTAGTCTCTGAAGTCTATGATGTTACAACAGGAACAATGTTTTTATTTCCTGAGAAAAGGCAAACAATAACTTGACCTTTAATGATGCTTTTACACATTTTCCAAGAGAAATGAACCATATAGAACAGCCCAACTCCATAGATATGGATCTGATTTCTAGCCTTGCGAGGCTGGAATTGTCCGAGGACGAAAAGAGCAAATTGGTCGGCCAAATGGGTAATATTTTAAAATATTTTGACAAATTAAAACAGGTGGATGTGTCTGGTGTAGAGCCCATGGCCCATGCATCGCCGATTTGTAATGTTTGGAGGGATGATAGCCCTGGAGAAAATTTTACGATTGCCGAAGTGCTACTCAACGCTCCAGAAGAATCAGATAATCAATTAGTTGTCCCTAAGATAGTCGATTGATATGGCCGAGGAACTTTTCCATAAAACCATTTCTGAGTTGAGCGAAATGCTGAAGAGTCGGGTTATTTCTTCGGAGGAGCTGGTTGGCGTGTTTATTGCCCGGACCAAGGAACTGGATGGAAAGATCGGTGCGTTCCTGAGCTATGATGAGGAAAAGACCATGGGTCAGGCTAGGGAATCGGACAATAGACGAGCCAAGGGCTTAGCGCTCAGTGAGTTAGACGGAGTGCCAGTGGGAATAAAAGATGTGATTTCCGAGGATGGCCAACCACTGACCTGTGCTAGCCGAATACTGGAGTCCTACATCAGCCCCTATGATGCCACGGTTATAAGGAAGTTAAAAAATTGTGGTGCAGTACGTTGGGGGCGATTGAACCTGGACGAATTTGCCATGGGATCATCAACCGAAAGTTCGGCATTTAAAGTCACCCGTAACCCCTGGAATTTCGACTGTGTGCCAGGTGGGAGCAGCGGTGGTGCCGCGGCGGCGGTGTGTGCCGGGGAAGTACCGGTGTCACTGGGTTCTGATACCGGTGGATCGGTTCGCCAACCGGCTTCGCTCTGTGGTATTGTAGGGCTAAAGCCGACCTATGGCCTGGTCAGCCGCTACGGGCTATCTGCATTGGCTAGTTCCACGGACCAGATAGGTCCCATTGGCAGGACGGTCGAGGATGTGGCTCTGTTGTTGCAGTCCATAGCTGGCTATGATCAACGTGATTCCACAAGCTACCCGGCCGATGTGCCAAATTATGTCGGATGTCTTGGCACCGAGACCCCTCCAAAAGTGATCGGGTTACCCAGGGAATATTTTACCGATGGTGCTGACAAAGAGGTTATCGAGGCTGTCAATGCGGCGGTGGATTTTTATAAAAAAAATGGTTTTGTGATTAAAGAGATTTCGTTGCCCTGCACCGAATATGCCATTCCGGTTTACTACATCATTATGACCGCCGAGGCTTCTTCGAATCTGGCCAGGTTAGATGGCGTTAGATATACCAGGCGCAGTAAAAATACTACCAATGCGATGGATATGTATTTTCGGTCCCGGGAAGAAGGTTTTGGCGCCGAGGCAAAACGTAGAATTTTGCTTGGCACCTATGTTTTGAGCAGTGGGCATCATAATGCTTATTACGTTAGAGCTCAAAAAGTTAGGACGAAAATCCGGGATGATTTTCTCAGGGCTTTTGAAGAGGTTGATGTCATTCTGTCACCGACTTCTCCATCCACGGCCTTTCCCATCGGCGAAAAGTCGGATGATCCGATCTCGATGTATCTGGCGGATATTTACACAGTTTCGGCGAGTTTGGCTGGGTTGCCAGCGATTTCGATCCCCTGTGGGTTTTCAACGAAAAATCTCCCCATTGGATTGCAGATCATCGGTAGGCCATTCCATGAGATGGATATCATACTAGTCGCCAAAAAATTCGAGGACGAGCACGAATTTGCAAACAGGATGCCCGATCTCTAGCGTGAGTAAATCTACGGCTGATAATATTTTTGTGGCCATGTCCGGTGGTGTCGATAGTTCGGTGGCTGCATTGCTACTTAGAGAGCGCCGTGGAAATGTGGCCGGTGGATACATGCGAACCTGGCACAATGACGATGCCACCGATCCCATTTCGAACTGTCCCTGGCGACAAGACCTTGAGTCGGCAAGCCGAGCTGCCTCCAAAATTGGTATAAACTTCGAGGTCATCAATATGATAGAAAATTATCGAAACCTTGTGGTCCGCCGGCTTATTGATGGCTATAGAGATTCGCTTACGCCAAACCCAGATGTGATGTGTAATCGGTTCATAAAGTTTGGAGCGCTGTATAACTACGTTGCGGAGAAGGGCTTTGGAAAGATCGCCACCGGTCACTACTGTAGAAAACATGCCAACCAGGATGGCTCATTTGATATAAAGGAAGCCGTTGATAAGCAGAAAGATCAGTCCTACTTCCTGGCCTATCTTTCCCAGGCACAGCTTGCGATTGCCGAGTTTCCGTTGGGTGATACCACCAAGCCAGAGGTCAGGAAAATAGCCAGAGCCGCCGGTCTGGAGAATGCTGATCGCAAGGATAGCCAGGGAATTTGTTTCCTTGGTAATGTGAAAATTCAGGACTTTCTCGGGCAATACCTGGAAAAAAAACCAGGTGATATTGTGGATGAACTGGGCAATATTGTTGGTCAACACCTTGGACTACATAACTTTACACTGGGCCAACGGAAAGGTATCAATGTGCCATCGAATTCGGATTTTAATCACTATGTGGTGGTAGGTAAGGACGTGGAGCACAACAGGTTGATTGTATCGTTTGAGTCTCCAACGGCCCGGAATCTTTATGCCAGGAGGTTCCAGGTCTGTGACCTGAGCTACACCAACCGGGTAATCGAACCCAGATGCAGAATCCTGGCCAAGCCAAGGTATCGAGATCCGTCTCAGAAGATATATTTTGAGAGAATCGATGAAACAACGGCCGTGGTTGAGTTCGATGAACCACAACGGGCTTTGGCCAACGGTCAGGTCATTGCATTCTATGATGGCGAAACTTTGGTTGGCGGCGGTACCTATTGCCGTAAATTATGATTGTTGTGTTGACCGATCTGTCTGATTTCATCCTATGGTAGCCATGAGTGATGTTATGCACCAACCCACCATGGACCAAATAGTTGGACTGGCCAGGCGCAGAGGTTTTATATTCCAATCTTCGGAGATATATGGTGGCCTTGCCGGATTTTTTGACTATGGTCCGCTGGGTTCCGAAATGAAGAAAAACATCCGTGATGCCTGGTGGAATGACATGGTGCGTAGAAGAGACAATGTGGTTGGAGTGGACTGTTCGATAATCATGAATCCGTTGGTATGGAAGGCTTCTGGTCACGTCGACGGGTTTTCTGACCCCATGGTGGATTGTAAGGAATCCAAGCTGAGATACCGAGCTGATCAGCTCTATTTTTCAAGGGTTTTCGTCGACGGTGAACTAATAGGTTATGTTTCTGTATTGGAAGACAGTAATATGCAATCCGCGGCCGAGAAGGCAGCCGATGATCTCAGGAAAAAATTAGGAAAAATTGGTAAACTAGACGAAGTTATCCTCAGTGATTACACAAAAGCCAGAGAGGATGAGTATGATCTGATCCCGTCGCCGGCCACTGGTAGAGCCGGAAGTTTGACTCCACCGAGGGCTTTTAATTTGATGTTCACAACCCGTGTTGGGGCCATGGCCGATGATTCATCGGTTGTTTATCTAAGGCCGGAGACTGCGCAGGGTATTTTTGTTAATTTCAAAAACATTCTGGATACCAGTCGTGTAAAGTTACCCTTTGGCATTGCCCAGATTGGTAGGGCGTTCAGGAACGAGATTACACCTAGGAATTTTACCTTCAGATCCCGGGAATTCGAGCAGATGGAACTGGAATTTTTCATTCCCGAGGATGGCTGGGAACAGTGGTATCACTACTGGGTTGAAGAGCGATTGGCCTGGCACAAAAGCCTGGGATTGGATCCGGCGTTGCTCAGATTGGATGTGCATTCCAAGGAAAAATTGGCACACTATTCCCGGGCTTGCACCGATATAACGTTTAGATACCCGTTTGGCTGGAATGAATTGGAAGGCATTGCAGCCCGTGGTAATTTCGATTTGGCCCAGCATCAAAACGCCAGCGGTAGGTCGCTGGAGTTTTTTGACGAAACCATTGGGCAGAGCTACCTTCCTAACGTTATCGAACCTTCGGTTGGTGTGGATCGGCTTTTCCTAGCATTGCTCTGTTCTGCCTATGCCGAGGACGAAATTGATGGTGAAAAGCGCGTTGTTTTGAGGCTGCATCCTCGGGTTGCACCGGTTAAGATTGCCATACTGCCGTTGGTGAAAAACAGGCCAGAAATTGTGGCTGTGGCCAGAAAATTGCATGCCAGATTCAGCAAGATCTGCAATGGATTTTATGATGAATCCGGTGCCATAGGCCGCAGGTACCGAAGGATGGACGAAATTGGCACGCCATATTGTCTGACTGTTGATTTCGAATCTCTTGAGAACCAGACATTTACACTTCGTGACCGGGATTCCACAGAACAGGTTAGATTGACCGAAGAGCAGATTCTGCAGAGGCTCATGGAAAATATTTTCTAGGAAGAAATCCCATTAATTTATTGACCTAGGTTGTTATAATTGAAGCATCCTGGTAGTGATTACAGATATAGAGACAGCCGTCGATGCCGCTGAAAATTTCCTGGATTACAGCGTCAATGCTCTCGCGTCGATCAAGAAAAACATTGCCGGTCCTCTTGGTCGGGCATTGCCGATTTTATGCGATCGTTCGGTTAAAGTGATCGTCTGTGGCATGGGAAAATCTGGTTATATTGCTCAGAAAATTTCGGCCACTTTTAATAGCATAGGGGTGCATTCGGTATTTCTTCATCCGGCGGAAGCGGCCCATGGTGATCTCGGGATATATACGCCCGGCGATCCATCGATCCTGATATCTAAAAGTGGGAGCACCGAGGAAATTTTGCGATTACTGCCTATTCTAAAACGATTTAAGTCACCAATAATAGCCATCGTTGGCGATATAAATTCTCCGTTGGCCAAAAATTCCGACCTGGTATTTGATATAAATATTAAAATTGAAGGCGATCCCCTGGGCATAATTCCAACCACCAGTACGATTCTGTCGCTGGCCGTTGGTGATGCCATTGCCTGCGGAATAATGAACGCTATCGGGTTCTCTAAAAATGACTTTGCCTGCTTTCATCCCGGTGGTCAGCTTGGTCGTAATCTTCTGCTTTCCGTTGGCGATATTATGCATAGGCTGAGCGATGTGGCCGTGGTAAAAAGCGATTTGCCGTTGAGGGACGTTCTGATTAGGATGACAGAACACCCATTGGGAGCTGCCATTGTTATGGATGATGGTGCTCATATGCTCGGGATAATAACCGATGGAGACATCCGGCGTGCTTTGCAAAAAAATTTATCTATGGACGAAATCGTTGCAATTGATATAATGACCTCAGAGCCGAGGAAAATTTCTGAAAATGATTGCCTCGGTGAGGCACTGAGGGTTATGGAAAGCGGTAGTAGTCAAGTCTATGTTTTGCCAGTGGTGGATGGAAATGATAGTACCAGGACTGTCGGATTATTGAGGTTACACGATGCATATCAGGGATACCCATGAGTAACAGAATTAAATTAACGGACAGGGTGGCGGAGATAGCTCAGGACTGTGTTAGCAGGCCAGAGTGGGATGATTATTTCATGGCCATGGCTGTTTTGACGGCCTGCCGTTCCATATGTACAAGATTAAAAGTTGGCTGTCTGCTGGTTTCAAAGGGCGAGTATAAAAATAGAGTGATCGCCGCCGGCTATAATGGTTTCGTTGCCGGTGCTCCGCACATATCCAGGGTGCGTGATGATCATGAGCAGGCCGTAGTCCACGCGGAGCAAAATGCGGTGACAGATGCGGCTCGCAGAGGTGTAAGTGTTGACGGTGCAATGGCATACATTTCGCATTTCCCCTGTATAAACTGTGCCAAAGTGATGGTATCAGCCGGCATAAGAGAAATTAAGTACCATTTTGATTATAAAAACGACGAACTTGTTTTTGAGCTTCTAAATGAATGGAAAATTCCTATAGAAAAATTATGAAGAGCGCAATTGATTTGTCTGGACGGTTATTAATCGCAACTCCTGCGGTTAAGGACCGGCATTTTTCCAAGACTGTCTCTTTAATTGCGAAGCATTCTGACTATGGAACCATTGGAATTATAATCAATAGGCCAGCCCTAATGACCATTGGAGGATTTAGCAAAAAATTTTCTCGCAGTGTGATATCTGATAATCCACTGTATTATGGTGGACCGGTTAACAAGAGCCATATAACCTTGACCACCTGGATTCCCCACATCAGCGAAATCGGTTACGAATTAAGGTATAATGTCAATAAGGTTGAGGCCGAGGAGATTTCTATTCGCGAGGAAAAAGCCCAGATTCGCGGTTATCTTGGTTGTGCCGGTTGGGCTCCATATCAGCTCCTTATGGAAATACTTAGAGGTGATTGGTTGGTGGCTGACATTGGTTATTTGTTTGACACGAAGGAACGAGGTGAAAAACTATGGGAAGCGATGGTCGCTAGGATAAACCCAGGAATGCTTCTATTCAGGGAGTTGCCAGATGATCCGTCGCTGAACTAGTATAGCCAATGAAACAGTATTTGGATTTGTTAAAATATGTTCTTGAGAATGGAGAACTTAGAAAAGATCGTACCGGGACTGGTACCCTGGGTCTATTTGGGGCCCAGCTTCGGGTTAACCTGGAGGACAGATTTCCGCTGGTGACCACGAAGAAAGTTCATTTCAAATCGGTGGTCTACGAATTGCTATGGTTTTTAAAAGGATCAACTAACGTTAAGTATTTGCAGGATAACGGTGTAAAAATATGGAACGAGTGGGCCGATGAGAACGGTGATCTTGGTCCAGTCTATGGTAAGCAATGGCGTAGCTGGGGTACCAAAGATGGCAGGGAAGTGGATCAAATCGCACGTATCATCAAGCAAATAAAGGAAGATCCTTATAGTCGTCGTCATTTGATCAACGCCTGGAATGTGGGTGAGCTGGATAGGATGGCATTGCCACCATGTCATTCCCTGTTCCAATTTCACGTATCTTCTTCTGGTGCACTGCGTTGTCAGCTATACCAGCGCAGCGCTGATATGTTTTTAGGTGTGCCGTTCAACATCGCGTCATACTCGCTTCTGACATTGATGGTCGCCCAGGTCTGTGGATTGAAAGCTGCTGAGTTTGTCCACACTTTCGGCGATGTTCATATATATACAAACCATATTGACCAGGTGAAGGAACAGCTATCCAGGGAACCAAAAAAATTGCCCAGGGTGATGTTAAACCCCGAGGTGAAGGATATAGATGATTTTGTCTATGAAGATATTACCCTGGTTGAGTACGATCCGCATGGACCAATAAAGGCTCCAATTGCTGTGTAGCCCGGGAACCTGTCTGTAAAAAAGCCAGCGCATGTTCCAGTTCTTGCTCATCCGAAAGAAGTTCTATTTCTACACGCAGATAATAGGCCGGTAGAGAAAATTTGAAATCTTTCTCCAGCCGTACGGAGTCTTTTTCAGTTGTAACTATAACATCTGCACTGACATAGGATGCATTTTCATCCATGCGCTCCAGTTCACCTATCAGGAATCTATGGTGGTCGAGAAATCTTCTTTTATAGACCACATGACCGCCGATGGTTTTTATGAAGTTTTCAAAGCTATCTGGCATGGCGATGCCACTAAATACGGCCACACGCTTGGCTTTCAAGTACCGTAACGGCTTGATGGAGTTATCTCCTAGACTTACCAAATGCTTTGGTGTGTGTCGACAATATATTATTTTCGCATTTCGGTTGTGTTTACGGATCGTTTGCTCCAGTTTTACATCGGCCCTGTCATCGGACTTTGTAACAACCACACAGGAGGCTCGGCTGATATGGCTTATTGGTTCTCTAAGTATCCCACAGGGAAGGAGTTTGCCATTGCCAAAGGGATTTGTCCTGTCTATCAACAGCCACTGCATATTTGTCGACAGCCTGAAATACTGAAAGCCGTCGTCTAGCAAAAGCACGTCGGCGCCAAATGTTTTTATGGCGTAATTTCCTGCCTTCACCCGATCCTTGTCGACGATCACCGGTATGCCAGGCAAATTCCTTGCAAGCATAAATGGTTCGTCGCCGGCTTTTTCCGAACACAGCAACAGGGTCGCGCCATTACTAACAACTTTAGGTGGAGGAGGTTGTCTATGAGTCATCCACCTAAAAAATCTTTTTATCAGTGGATCTTTTTTACTTTTATAACCTCGGCTTATGATAGCAACCTTTCTGCCTTCTTTGAGCAATTTTTTCGCCAACATTTCCGTGACCGGTGTTTTTCCGGTGCCGCCAACGGTTAAATTTCCAATAACTATGACCGGACAGCCAAGGGAAAATGATGTTAAAATTTTGTTTTTGTACATCACTTTTCTTATTTTTACGATGATGGTGAACAGGTAGGATAGTGGCAGGAGCACGGATATGAACAATTTTGATTTGTGGTCAGTCCTTCTTCCATAGAGCACATCGGACAGAAACTCCGCCAGTGCATCTGTTTTTCGCTCAATATTCCTGATTTTTTTTTTGAAAAAGTACCTGATTTTTCTTATTTGTCTCATAGCATGTGCATACACCTTCTATACAGGTTCACCATGACTTCTTGCTGGGAATCATGGCGTTTTATAAGCAAAAAGAACGTGTTGGAAAATAGGAGTTGAAATTCCATTAATTGTTTTATTGTGAACATATTAGTGCTTGAAGCAATTTTGTTAATATACCAGGGATTTTGACTAAAAATGCTGTAGCTGGTTTTAGGTTTTCTGGTATCCTGATCAATTTTATATTTTTTTTCAAGCCCATTTAGCATGTCCTGGGTCAGGTTCGTTTCAATGTTATGTAGCCGGCGCAGGGCGGCGATTTGTAACATCAACCTGGTTCTGCTCTGTAGCGCCGATAGCAATGGTCTGGCTTCGGAGGTTTTGGCAAAATATTTACCTATGGTTTTAATGGCAATTTGGTGATTTTTTTGAAAAAATAGATCAACGGTTTCAAAGAAATCGCTATCCTGCGCTTCCGTGACAACGTCATCTATGTCTTTCTCTAGCACAGTCTTTCGTGGATATATATAGGTAATAAGTTTATCAATTTCGTTGAAAATAGTCCGAGAATCGTTGCCGGTTTTTGAGATTATTTTTTCCAAAAGCGTTTTGGTCAGTGAGATTCCATTGCTCTCGAGATAGTTCGATACGGCTGTTAGTGTGTTATTTAATTTACTTGAATCCAAGTACTTATAATTGCAAACCTCGGACAGTATTTTCAGAAATCTGGATCTTCTGTCCACCGGAGAGGCAGACAGGATAAGATCGCAATGATTGCATTGTTTTATTTGGTCTATCAGTGTGGAAATTTTTTCACGAACGGCTTCAGATTTGCTTAGGGCGTTGTCTCCCAAGAAATTAGCATTTCGTAACCAGAGGAATTTTCTGGCACAGAACATCGGCAAGGTTGCCAGCGAAATGCATAGGTCTTCCAACAGGGTTATTGTTTCGTTAACCGTTGAACAGTAACAGTTAAAAATCTCGGCAGCCGACTCATCCGGGCATAATTTTTTGTAAATTTCACCAGCAACCCGATCTAC encodes the following:
- a CDS encoding ATP-binding cassette domain-containing protein, giving the protein MNINLKDIKTLIRAELLNVTFRNTRPLTFFRKQAVNALKNVSFNMSYGECLGIVGESGSGKSTLISALCKLIPLTSGSIFIDDRDVTHLSWREFNHYRKIVQIVFQDFCNALNPRLTVEQILLEPLDIHFGYTSKEWKIDRIKSLLNMVLLPQSLLSRYPHQLSGGQRQRVSIARTLAVEPKLLICDEIVSALDVSSQAQILNLLKLLNENHGIAILFISHDIAVIEYLCENIMVMKDGMVIECGSSEMICTDPQHPYTKELISSVPSIQLC
- the gatC gene encoding Asp-tRNA(Asn)/Glu-tRNA(Gln) amidotransferase subunit GatC, which codes for MDLISSLARLELSEDEKSKLVGQMGNILKYFDKLKQVDVSGVEPMAHASPICNVWRDDSPGENFTIAEVLLNAPEESDNQLVVPKIVD
- the gatA gene encoding Asp-tRNA(Asn)/Glu-tRNA(Gln) amidotransferase subunit GatA, translating into MAEELFHKTISELSEMLKSRVISSEELVGVFIARTKELDGKIGAFLSYDEEKTMGQARESDNRRAKGLALSELDGVPVGIKDVISEDGQPLTCASRILESYISPYDATVIRKLKNCGAVRWGRLNLDEFAMGSSTESSAFKVTRNPWNFDCVPGGSSGGAAAAVCAGEVPVSLGSDTGGSVRQPASLCGIVGLKPTYGLVSRYGLSALASSTDQIGPIGRTVEDVALLLQSIAGYDQRDSTSYPADVPNYVGCLGTETPPKVIGLPREYFTDGADKEVIEAVNAAVDFYKKNGFVIKEISLPCTEYAIPVYYIIMTAEASSNLARLDGVRYTRRSKNTTNAMDMYFRSREEGFGAEAKRRILLGTYVLSSGHHNAYYVRAQKVRTKIRDDFLRAFEEVDVILSPTSPSTAFPIGEKSDDPISMYLADIYTVSASLAGLPAISIPCGFSTKNLPIGLQIIGRPFHEMDIILVAKKFEDEHEFANRMPDL
- the mnmA gene encoding tRNA 2-thiouridine(34) synthase MnmA, yielding MSKSTADNIFVAMSGGVDSSVAALLLRERRGNVAGGYMRTWHNDDATDPISNCPWRQDLESASRAASKIGINFEVINMIENYRNLVVRRLIDGYRDSLTPNPDVMCNRFIKFGALYNYVAEKGFGKIATGHYCRKHANQDGSFDIKEAVDKQKDQSYFLAYLSQAQLAIAEFPLGDTTKPEVRKIARAAGLENADRKDSQGICFLGNVKIQDFLGQYLEKKPGDIVDELGNIVGQHLGLHNFTLGQRKGINVPSNSDFNHYVVVGKDVEHNRLIVSFESPTARNLYARRFQVCDLSYTNRVIEPRCRILAKPRYRDPSQKIYFERIDETTAVVEFDEPQRALANGQVIAFYDGETLVGGGTYCRKL
- a CDS encoding glycine--tRNA ligase; translation: MSDVMHQPTMDQIVGLARRRGFIFQSSEIYGGLAGFFDYGPLGSEMKKNIRDAWWNDMVRRRDNVVGVDCSIIMNPLVWKASGHVDGFSDPMVDCKESKLRYRADQLYFSRVFVDGELIGYVSVLEDSNMQSAAEKAADDLRKKLGKIGKLDEVILSDYTKAREDEYDLIPSPATGRAGSLTPPRAFNLMFTTRVGAMADDSSVVYLRPETAQGIFVNFKNILDTSRVKLPFGIAQIGRAFRNEITPRNFTFRSREFEQMELEFFIPEDGWEQWYHYWVEERLAWHKSLGLDPALLRLDVHSKEKLAHYSRACTDITFRYPFGWNELEGIAARGNFDLAQHQNASGRSLEFFDETIGQSYLPNVIEPSVGVDRLFLALLCSAYAEDEIDGEKRVVLRLHPRVAPVKIAILPLVKNRPEIVAVARKLHARFSKICNGFYDESGAIGRRYRRMDEIGTPYCLTVDFESLENQTFTLRDRDSTEQVRLTEEQILQRLMENIF
- a CDS encoding KpsF/GutQ family sugar-phosphate isomerase, with translation MITDIETAVDAAENFLDYSVNALASIKKNIAGPLGRALPILCDRSVKVIVCGMGKSGYIAQKISATFNSIGVHSVFLHPAEAAHGDLGIYTPGDPSILISKSGSTEEILRLLPILKRFKSPIIAIVGDINSPLAKNSDLVFDINIKIEGDPLGIIPTTSTILSLAVGDAIACGIMNAIGFSKNDFACFHPGGQLGRNLLLSVGDIMHRLSDVAVVKSDLPLRDVLIRMTEHPLGAAIVMDDGAHMLGIITDGDIRRALQKNLSMDEIVAIDIMTSEPRKISENDCLGEALRVMESGSSQVYVLPVVDGNDSTRTVGLLRLHDAYQGYP
- a CDS encoding dCMP deaminase family protein; this translates as MSNRIKLTDRVAEIAQDCVSRPEWDDYFMAMAVLTACRSICTRLKVGCLLVSKGEYKNRVIAAGYNGFVAGAPHISRVRDDHEQAVVHAEQNAVTDAARRGVSVDGAMAYISHFPCINCAKVMVSAGIREIKYHFDYKNDELVFELLNEWKIPIEKL
- a CDS encoding YqgE/AlgH family protein → MKSAIDLSGRLLIATPAVKDRHFSKTVSLIAKHSDYGTIGIIINRPALMTIGGFSKKFSRSVISDNPLYYGGPVNKSHITLTTWIPHISEIGYELRYNVNKVEAEEISIREEKAQIRGYLGCAGWAPYQLLMEILRGDWLVADIGYLFDTKERGEKLWEAMVARINPGMLLFRELPDDPSLN
- a CDS encoding thymidylate synthase; the protein is MKQYLDLLKYVLENGELRKDRTGTGTLGLFGAQLRVNLEDRFPLVTTKKVHFKSVVYELLWFLKGSTNVKYLQDNGVKIWNEWADENGDLGPVYGKQWRSWGTKDGREVDQIARIIKQIKEDPYSRRHLINAWNVGELDRMALPPCHSLFQFHVSSSGALRCQLYQRSADMFLGVPFNIASYSLLTLMVAQVCGLKAAEFVHTFGDVHIYTNHIDQVKEQLSREPKKLPRVMLNPEVKDIDDFVYEDITLVEYDPHGPIKAPIAV
- the lpxK gene encoding tetraacyldisaccharide 4'-kinase, with the translated sequence MRQIRKIRYFFKKKIRNIERKTDALAEFLSDVLYGRRTDHKSKLFISVLLPLSYLFTIIVKIRKVMYKNKILTSFSLGCPVIVIGNLTVGGTGKTPVTEMLAKKLLKEGRKVAIISRGYKSKKDPLIKRFFRWMTHRQPPPPKVVSNGATLLLCSEKAGDEPFMLARNLPGIPVIVDKDRVKAGNYAIKTFGADVLLLDDGFQYFRLSTNMQWLLIDRTNPFGNGKLLPCGILREPISHISRASCVVVTKSDDRADVKLEQTIRKHNRNAKIIYCRHTPKHLVSLGDNSIKPLRYLKAKRVAVFSGIAMPDSFENFIKTIGGHVVYKRRFLDHHRFLIGELERMDENASYVSADVIVTTEKDSVRLEKDFKFSLPAYYLRVEIELLSDEQELEHALAFLQTGSRATQQLEPLLVHADRTQPG